One genomic segment of Candidatus Fukatsuia endosymbiont of Tuberolachnus salignus includes these proteins:
- a CDS encoding IS4 family transposase, with protein MSESALFRTHCVQTQKRLEGHSLVFSLQDTSELNVDSHKKTEGLGSISKAYHKHKMGLMLHASLMVTQEGLPLGLSSLKCWSRVSREEPPQEKQRRLYQSTMKEKESIKWIETLYETAALIPKDTCLITLGDREADIFELFRVASSLKTFFIIRNRKDRKFIDEKGKKTTVQTALSKTPILKTIALTLPKNQQRVARTAYVDIRSISGWLPIRNNLVYGPTNKDASRHIHEKVHVSAISVKEQPPPEGVAPVEWVLLTNLTVTDAFEAEEKVNGYRLRWKIEEFFNTLKSGCCVEQCRLNTATQLTKMITLKSIIAFKLMHMTKMAALCPEATCTDVLSKIEWQTLYCRIQTTSRLPEHPPTVLQAITWLGQLGGFLNRRAEGLPGIMSLWRGYEILQENVRLFIILNNKNCG; from the coding sequence GTGAGCGAGAGCGCGCTATTCCGTACACATTGTGTGCAAACACAAAAACGTCTGGAGGGGCATTCACTGGTTTTTTCTCTTCAGGACACATCAGAGTTGAACGTTGACTCACATAAAAAGACAGAGGGGTTGGGAAGTATATCTAAAGCCTATCACAAACATAAAATGGGGTTGATGCTTCATGCAAGTTTGATGGTAACTCAGGAGGGCTTGCCGCTTGGGTTATCCTCGCTTAAATGCTGGTCACGTGTTTCCCGAGAGGAACCCCCTCAGGAAAAACAGCGGCGGCTTTATCAATCGACAATGAAAGAGAAAGAAAGTATTAAGTGGATAGAGACCCTCTACGAGACAGCGGCGCTGATACCCAAAGATACCTGCTTAATCACGCTGGGAGACAGAGAAGCGGATATTTTCGAACTTTTTCGGGTTGCAAGCTCACTAAAAACATTTTTTATTATCCGCAACCGGAAAGACAGAAAATTTATCGATGAAAAGGGGAAAAAAACAACGGTGCAAACCGCCTTGTCAAAGACGCCGATTTTAAAAACCATAGCACTCACCCTGCCCAAAAATCAGCAAAGGGTAGCAAGAACGGCTTATGTGGATATTCGCTCCATTTCAGGCTGGCTCCCCATTAGAAATAATCTAGTTTATGGGCCTACCAATAAAGACGCTTCACGGCATATCCATGAAAAGGTTCACGTATCTGCCATCAGTGTTAAAGAACAGCCTCCTCCAGAAGGAGTAGCGCCTGTCGAATGGGTATTATTGACCAATTTGACGGTCACTGACGCCTTTGAAGCAGAAGAGAAAGTGAATGGGTATAGACTGAGATGGAAGATAGAAGAGTTCTTCAACACACTGAAATCAGGATGTTGTGTTGAACAATGTCGTTTAAATACGGCAACCCAATTAACGAAAATGATCACACTCAAAAGCATTATCGCCTTCAAACTGATGCATATGACCAAAATGGCAGCGTTGTGTCCTGAGGCTACCTGCACCGATGTGTTGTCAAAGATAGAATGGCAAACGTTGTATTGTAGAATACAGACAACAAGCCGCCTTCCCGAGCATCCCCCCACAGTGCTTCAGGCAATAACATGGCTGGGTCAATTGGGAGGATTTCTTAACCGACGTGCCGAGGGTTTACCGGGAATCATGTCGCTTTGGCGAGGGTATGAGATCCTGCAAGAAAATGTGAGATTGTTCATTATTCTTAATAACAAAAATTGTGGGTAA
- a CDS encoding transposase, with the protein MKGKRCYGQHDWHAKACTNVIGAQLNGKLTTVCTFDCHINSDIFYAWVTQDLLLKSPPGAVLVMDNVSFHKRQDIQSARQQAGFILEYLPTYSPDMNSIEHKWAQAKALRRKRQCDIDTLFYDPLF; encoded by the coding sequence GTGAAAGGTAAGCGCTGTTACGGCCAACACGATTGGCATGCCAAAGCGTGTACTAACGTCATTGGCGCCCAGCTTAACGGAAAATTAACCACGGTTTGTACCTTCGACTGCCATATCAACAGCGATATTTTTTATGCCTGGGTCACCCAAGATTTATTGCTAAAATCTCCTCCAGGGGCCGTACTTGTAATGGATAATGTCAGTTTCCATAAGCGCCAAGACATTCAGTCTGCTAGACAGCAAGCCGGCTTTATTCTGGAATATCTTCCCACTTATTCTCCTGATATGAACTCCATTGAGCACAAATGGGCTCAAGCTAAAGCCCTTCGTAGAAAGCGACAATGTGATATCGATACCTTGTTCTATGACCCTTTATTTTAA
- a CDS encoding BRO-N domain-containing protein, with protein sequence MTIQLTFRSYQFELITRDNKVWFTSVQLIQALEYVDESAVNRIYARHSDEFSSCMTTSVKLTENGINNSLREIDTRLFSLRGAHLVAMFARTPVAKEFRKWVLDILDNEMDNVSLQSVTFGKLAQLEIDCCHIQAFMKHFTVISDSWWHEIYPALVKLNSPLACRLYDRFKDGMVFANFVNRSLNAQLSTGTTPRRN encoded by the coding sequence ATGACTATTCAACTCACTTTCCGTAGCTATCAGTTCGAACTCATTACCCGCGATAACAAAGTTTGGTTTACATCTGTTCAACTCATTCAAGCACTGGAATATGTGGATGAAAGCGCAGTAAATCGTATTTACGCTCGCCATTCTGATGAATTTTCTTCCTGTATGACAACCTCGGTCAAATTGACCGAGAACGGAATAAACAATAGCTTGCGTGAAATTGACACCCGCCTTTTTTCCCTGCGGGGTGCGCATCTGGTAGCTATGTTTGCTCGTACTCCAGTAGCCAAAGAGTTCAGAAAGTGGGTGCTAGATATTCTGGATAATGAAATGGATAATGTGAGTCTACAGTCGGTGACATTTGGCAAACTCGCCCAGCTAGAAATCGATTGCTGTCATATTCAAGCATTTATGAAACATTTCACCGTCATTTCTGATTCGTGGTGGCATGAAATATATCCAGCATTAGTAAAACTAAATTCACCCTTAGCCTGTCGTCTTTATGACCGTTTCAAAGATGGAATGGTATTCGCCAATTTTGTTAATAGAAGCCTAAACGCCCAGCTCTCCACTGGCACAACACCAAGACGTAATTAA
- a CDS encoding transcriptional regulator gives MANIDITQFPELREVFPELTPVQFETAMLFSLGVSQKEISELRSISYKVVKQTLEAAKIKFEPRSLHGLLTIFHVRLVLFALQQCVR, from the coding sequence ATGGCTAACATCGATATTACCCAATTTCCTGAATTACGGGAAGTGTTTCCTGAATTAACACCGGTGCAATTTGAAACGGCGATGCTGTTCTCTTTGGGCGTGTCACAAAAAGAAATTTCAGAATTGCGATCAATCTCATACAAAGTTGTGAAACAGACCCTGGAGGCGGCAAAAATCAAATTTGAGCCTCGTTCACTTCATGGATTGCTCACTATCTTCCATGTGCGTCTTGTGCTGTTTGCTTTGCAGCAATGTGTAAGATGA
- a CDS encoding helix-turn-helix transcriptional regulator: MMENSQDVWGIKNCDSRFIYTNRAFFDFFNLPQGFDVIGRRDDELPTCIAEFSLITQKLEREVIKSGQKITLIKTHFFGREQKLQPYLYETFPLHNKRKKCIGTVFYGRKLAIISLPHYVDKLTATLLLEPPSNLFTQSELRIVFYLLRTMSAKEIGKKLARSHRTIENRIRILYQKAKVHSLRDFKHFCHQTGFDRTVPHAFIRPGIQCIE; encoded by the coding sequence ATGATGGAAAATAGTCAAGATGTTTGGGGAATAAAAAACTGTGACTCACGGTTTATTTATACCAATCGTGCTTTTTTTGACTTTTTCAATTTGCCACAAGGATTTGATGTGATAGGGCGGCGTGATGATGAACTTCCTACGTGTATTGCAGAATTTTCTTTAATAACTCAAAAATTGGAAAGAGAGGTTATAAAAAGCGGGCAAAAAATTACCCTCATTAAAACGCATTTTTTTGGTCGTGAACAGAAACTGCAACCTTATTTATACGAAACTTTTCCGTTGCATAATAAAAGAAAGAAATGCATCGGCACCGTTTTTTATGGCAGAAAACTGGCTATTATTTCACTGCCACACTACGTGGACAAGCTGACTGCCACGCTATTATTGGAACCGCCCTCGAATCTCTTCACACAATCTGAACTGAGGATAGTCTTTTATTTATTACGCACGATGAGTGCCAAGGAAATAGGTAAAAAATTGGCACGTTCTCATCGCACAATAGAAAATAGAATTCGTATTCTATACCAAAAAGCGAAAGTGCATTCATTGCGAGACTTTAAACATTTTTGTCATCAAACCGGCTTTGACCGCACTGTTCCCCACGCGTTTATACGTCCTGGGATACAGTGTATTGAGTAG
- a CDS encoding Rha family transcriptional regulator, which yields MSNAITIYQQVKMSSREIARLTGKQHKHVLDDCRKMFESINIQSAEFSADYKDTSGRTYQEYLLDQDLTMTLVMGYSIQFRHRVATRWRELEEKATRPVCILPNFEDPPVAAIAWAE from the coding sequence ATGTCAAATGCCATCACTATCTATCAACAGGTAAAAATGTCTAGCCGTGAAATTGCTCGACTAACGGGTAAACAGCATAAACATGTTCTCGATGATTGTCGCAAAATGTTCGAATCGATCAACATTCAATCGGCCGAGTTTTCGGCTGATTATAAAGACACCAGTGGTCGCACCTATCAAGAGTATTTGCTTGACCAGGATTTAACCATGACACTGGTCATGGGTTACAGTATTCAATTTCGCCATAGAGTCGCCACTCGCTGGCGAGAGCTGGAAGAGAAAGCAACGCGGCCTGTCTGCATATTACCTAATTTCGAAGACCCCCCTGTTGCGGCTATAGCATGGGCAGAATAG
- a CDS encoding phage antirepressor KilAC domain-containing protein, giving the protein MNKEQEAELKELKNLFKEGITTTQFCKMLNGINTQQINHCLAERNWLYNESKSHIRWRATSYARDRYLTEHQHKISIHSGDDFIKYQPVLLRKGAIRLFDLYRKNKLPMKTHWDGHFTHEKELSIAS; this is encoded by the coding sequence GTGAACAAAGAACAGGAAGCGGAATTAAAGGAGTTGAAGAACCTGTTTAAGGAAGGAATAACGACGACTCAGTTCTGCAAAATGCTCAACGGTATTAATACACAACAGATTAATCACTGCTTGGCAGAAAGAAATTGGCTTTATAACGAAAGTAAATCCCATATCCGCTGGCGTGCAACCTCTTATGCACGTGACCGATATTTGACGGAACATCAACATAAAATCAGCATTCATAGCGGTGATGACTTTATCAAATACCAACCGGTTTTACTACGCAAAGGGGCAATCCGATTATTTGACCTCTACCGCAAAAATAAGCTGCCAATGAAAACCCATTGGGACGGGCACTTCACCCACGAAAAAGAACTTAGCATCGCATCATAA
- a CDS encoding IS630 transposase-related protein, producing MSHSVDFRRKVLGIREQENLSIRETAKRFHIGSASVTRWLSRIEVKASSPRRRKLDKVALAEDVALYPDAYQRERAARFQVCQKAIWQALKNLGVTYKKNPASSQGRRRDTARLPGHDSLL from the coding sequence ATGAGCCACTCTGTCGATTTTCGCCGTAAAGTTCTGGGTATTCGAGAGCAAGAAAACTTGAGTATCAGAGAGACCGCTAAACGCTTCCACATTGGTTCAGCTTCCGTTACTCGCTGGCTCAGTCGTATCGAGGTTAAAGCTTCTTCCCCCCGTCGGCGTAAGCTTGATAAAGTGGCGTTAGCTGAAGATGTTGCACTTTATCCCGATGCTTACCAACGGGAACGGGCGGCGCGCTTTCAGGTGTGCCAGAAAGCCATTTGGCAGGCACTGAAAAACCTGGGCGTCACCTATAAAAAAAACCCTGCGTCATCCCAAGGCAGACGAAGAGACACGGCGCGCCTTCCAGGACACGATAGCCTGCTATAA
- a CDS encoding IS630 family transposase: MKIELTADQKITLEAQHRQSHDRCVCDRIRCVLLSADGWTPPMIAHSQLINETTVRRHLTDYHKLNKLKPENGGSDGYLNAEQTTSLVEHLTQPLYHHNHQIVAYIAGRWNITFTVSGLYKGLKQHGFSYKKPKGVPHKFAVEKQQQFIKTYSELKDAAGNDPILFIDAVHPTQATKISYGWIRKGQDKTTETTGSRTRLNIMGALNIQNVANPIIRDDETINSENVVHFLSAIRAHYPITTTAHVILEGAGYHRSQFVQDAALTLNIQLHYLPPYSPNLNPTERLWKVMNEQTRNNRYYPSKQSFKNDILNFFEVKLPQMASSLVSRLNDNFQALNPAS, from the coding sequence ATGAAAATAGAGCTGACTGCTGACCAGAAAATTACCCTCGAAGCCCAACATCGTCAAAGCCATGACCGCTGTGTCTGTGACAGGATCCGGTGTGTTTTGTTGTCCGCAGACGGCTGGACTCCCCCTATGATTGCTCACTCACAGCTCATTAATGAAACCACGGTGCGGCGCCACCTTACAGACTATCATAAACTCAACAAGCTCAAGCCTGAAAATGGCGGCTCCGATGGCTATCTCAATGCGGAACAGACCACGTCGCTGGTTGAACATCTCACCCAGCCGCTCTACCACCACAATCACCAAATTGTGGCGTATATCGCTGGACGCTGGAACATCACCTTTACCGTATCAGGTCTGTATAAAGGGTTGAAGCAGCATGGCTTTAGCTATAAAAAGCCGAAAGGTGTTCCGCATAAATTTGCCGTTGAGAAACAGCAGCAATTTATAAAGACCTACAGCGAATTGAAAGACGCCGCGGGTAATGACCCCATACTGTTTATTGATGCCGTTCATCCGACACAAGCCACCAAAATAAGCTACGGCTGGATACGAAAAGGCCAGGATAAAACGACAGAGACCACCGGGAGCAGAACGCGGTTGAATATCATGGGAGCCTTGAACATCCAGAATGTGGCTAACCCCATAATCCGTGATGATGAGACGATTAACAGCGAAAATGTGGTTCACTTCCTGTCTGCCATTCGCGCGCATTATCCCATCACGACAACGGCACATGTGATCCTCGAGGGTGCAGGCTATCACCGTTCACAGTTTGTGCAAGACGCCGCGCTTACGTTGAATATCCAGCTTCATTACCTTCCGCCGTATAGCCCGAATCTAAACCCGACAGAGCGATTGTGGAAGGTGATGAATGAGCAAACACGAAACAATAGATATTACCCATCTAAACAGAGTTTTAAGAACGATATCTTAAACTTCTTTGAAGTGAAGCTACCACAAATGGCAAGTTCTCTGGTATCTCGCTTAAACGATAATTTCCAGGCGCTAAATCCTGCATCTTGA
- a CDS encoding excisionase, translated as MEISLKQWNQNQPRPRCMEQVRRWVRSGVIQPPPRLDGREYLVNANAVKIDPTKPASYAGKHLMERLYHGTQKKTG; from the coding sequence ATGGAAATCAGCCTCAAGCAATGGAATCAAAACCAGCCTCGCCCGCGTTGCATGGAACAAGTACGCCGATGGGTACGCTCAGGTGTCATCCAACCGCCACCACGGCTCGATGGCAGAGAATACCTTGTTAACGCTAATGCCGTGAAGATTGACCCCACAAAACCCGCCAGTTACGCCGGAAAGCACTTAATGGAGAGACTGTATCATGGCACGCAAAAGAAAACCGGCTAA
- a CDS encoding site-specific integrase, whose product MARKRKPANRDLPPNLYVRNNGYYCYRDPRTGKEYGVGSVKRVAVNEAIAMNMQIFDRRHSLVDRINEVNTLSVTEWVARFKEKLHQRGLRPKTLTDYQSRLTAITQAFPDSTLNTLTTKDIAEFLNSYSDQGKTASAKLIRSLLIDMFNEAIAEGHLATNPATATKNPRVQIQRERLSLEEFLVIREAANQRQPWIGLSMDLALLTGQRVGDIQRMKWQDIHDGKWWVEQQKTGMKLAIPLTLSLEVIDKNLEGVLADCRQQIRGEEYVFIWKKKTHLNPKRLSQGFTDLREQSGLKWQGTPPSFHEIRSLSARLHSEANSKDFAQKLLGHKSSAMTDKYRDSRGSEWDEI is encoded by the coding sequence ATGGCACGCAAAAGAAAACCGGCTAACCGAGACCTACCCCCTAATTTGTATGTCCGTAATAATGGCTACTATTGCTATCGAGACCCACGGACGGGCAAGGAATACGGCGTAGGGAGCGTAAAACGCGTGGCGGTCAACGAAGCGATCGCCATGAATATGCAGATTTTTGACCGACGTCATAGCTTAGTAGACAGGATCAACGAGGTTAATACGCTGTCGGTGACGGAATGGGTAGCCAGATTTAAGGAAAAATTGCATCAACGTGGTCTTCGTCCTAAGACACTCACAGACTACCAATCAAGATTAACGGCCATCACCCAGGCTTTTCCTGATAGTACATTGAATACCCTTACCACCAAAGACATTGCTGAATTTTTAAATAGTTACAGCGATCAAGGGAAAACCGCCAGTGCAAAATTAATCCGCAGCTTGTTGATCGATATGTTTAATGAAGCCATTGCAGAAGGGCATTTGGCAACCAATCCGGCTACAGCGACGAAGAATCCTCGCGTACAGATACAGCGAGAACGTTTATCACTGGAAGAGTTTCTTGTGATCAGAGAGGCAGCAAACCAACGGCAGCCGTGGATAGGTTTAAGCATGGACTTGGCCTTACTTACGGGTCAGCGAGTAGGGGATATTCAGAGAATGAAATGGCAAGATATTCATGATGGAAAATGGTGGGTAGAGCAACAGAAGACAGGGATGAAACTGGCGATACCCTTAACCTTGAGTCTGGAAGTGATTGACAAGAACCTTGAAGGTGTTCTCGCTGATTGTCGACAACAAATAAGGGGTGAAGAGTACGTATTTATATGGAAGAAAAAAACTCACCTCAATCCTAAAAGATTGTCACAAGGATTTACAGACTTACGAGAACAATCAGGCTTGAAATGGCAAGGAACACCGCCTTCATTTCATGAAATCAGAAGTTTATCAGCGAGGCTGCATAGTGAAGCTAACAGTAAGGATTTTGCACAAAAATTACTGGGACACAAATCCTCTGCCATGACGGATAAATATCGTGATAGCAGAGGGAGTGAGTGGGACGAAATTTGA
- a CDS encoding transposase, with amino-acid sequence MPTLPPHCVIVMDNASFHKRLDIQQAISKAGYQIEYFPPYSPDLNSIEHKWAQAKSKRRDLNCSLDALFSQYSV; translated from the coding sequence TTGCCTACTCTTCCTCCTCATTGTGTCATCGTGATGGATAACGCCAGTTTCCACAAACGTCTCGACATTCAGCAGGCTATCAGTAAAGCCGGGTATCAGATTGAATATTTCCCTCCCTACTCACCTGATCTCAATTCCATTGAACATAAATGGGCACAAGCCAAAAGCAAAAGAAGGGACTTAAATTGCAGCCTTGACGCCTTATTCTCTCAATATAGTGTATAA
- a CDS encoding ISAs1 family transposase, producing MSILKQLALIPDPRKDINIKHHLLDVIFLFFAAVLSGASGWKSIQDFGEAQLDWLKKYGSYHGESPRRHCIAKIINALDTNLLIQSLFLWINERRQRAGKTLLAIDGKTLRRTWSEEICTALHVVSAYDVDAGITLYQKAANNKGKEGELARQSIDALALDNAIVTLDSLHCQTSTSSLITQRKGNFVVQLKATQKKLFEQVKQQFAFAYDSDKLHEYTQTNQGHGRIEKRTVMQINAELPNELKAKWPTIRTFIEVASERTKNNVTHCRSRWYVSSLTLNAEQAAQAIRLHWGIENQLHWVLDVVFREDELLIKAPDGAAHVALFNRVALGVIKQHKGKQDSIASKRRRAAWSADFRSKLIFG from the coding sequence ATGAGTATTTTAAAGCAATTAGCCCTGATCCCTGACCCGCGTAAAGATATTAATATCAAACATCACCTGCTCGATGTTATTTTCCTGTTTTTTGCCGCCGTGTTAAGTGGGGCCTCGGGATGGAAATCCATCCAGGATTTTGGCGAAGCTCAGCTCGATTGGCTAAAAAAATATGGCTCTTATCATGGTGAGAGCCCACGTCGTCATTGTATTGCTAAAATCATCAATGCATTAGATACAAATTTGCTGATTCAATCCTTGTTTTTATGGATTAACGAACGACGCCAACGAGCCGGTAAGACGTTGCTCGCCATCGACGGTAAAACCTTGCGGAGAACCTGGTCTGAAGAGATTTGCACTGCGCTGCATGTGGTGAGTGCCTATGATGTTGATGCTGGTATTACGCTTTATCAAAAAGCGGCGAACAATAAGGGAAAAGAAGGAGAATTAGCCCGTCAGAGCATTGACGCGTTAGCGCTGGATAATGCTATTGTGACGCTCGATTCATTGCATTGCCAAACCTCAACTTCATCACTTATCACGCAACGTAAAGGCAATTTTGTGGTGCAGCTTAAAGCGACTCAAAAGAAGCTGTTTGAACAGGTAAAACAGCAATTTGCTTTTGCCTATGATAGCGATAAATTGCACGAATATACGCAGACTAATCAGGGGCATGGCCGGATAGAAAAACGTACGGTTATGCAAATTAATGCGGAATTACCCAATGAATTAAAAGCGAAATGGCCTACCATTCGTACTTTCATTGAGGTCGCTAGTGAACGAACAAAAAATAATGTCACCCACTGTCGGTCACGTTGGTATGTCAGCTCATTAACGCTGAATGCAGAACAAGCGGCACAGGCAATTCGGCTGCATTGGGGGATAGAAAATCAACTTCACTGGGTATTGGATGTGGTGTTTAGAGAAGATGAACTCTTGATAAAAGCTCCGGATGGAGCAGCCCATGTCGCTCTTTTCAATCGCGTCGCGTTGGGTGTGATTAAACAGCACAAAGGTAAACAAGATAGTATTGCCAGTAAACGTAGACGTGCCGCCTGGTCAGCCGATTTTCGTAGTAAACTTATTTTTGGTTAA
- a CDS encoding IS630 transposase-related protein — MSHSVDFRRKVLGIREQENLSIRETAKRFHIGSASVTRWLSRIEVKASSPRRRKLDKVALAEDVALYPDAYQRERAARFQVCQKAIWQALKNLGVTYKKKPASSQGRRRDTARLPGHDSLL, encoded by the coding sequence ATGAGCCACTCTGTCGATTTTCGCCGTAAAGTTCTGGGTATTCGAGAGCAAGAAAACTTGAGTATCAGAGAGACCGCTAAACGCTTCCACATTGGTTCAGCTTCCGTTACCCGCTGGCTCAGTCGTATCGAGGTTAAAGCTTCTTCCCCCCGTCGGCGTAAGCTTGATAAAGTGGCGTTAGCTGAAGATGTTGCACTTTATCCCGATGCTTACCAACGGGAACGGGCGGCGCGCTTTCAGGTGTGCCAGAAAGCCATTTGGCAGGCACTGAAAAACCTGGGCGTCACCTATAAAAAAAAACCTGCGTCATCCCAAGGCAGACGAAGAGACACGGCGCGCCTTCCAGGACACGATAGCCTGCTATAA
- a CDS encoding transposase has translation MDESGFAHDRPRTHGYAARGQRCWGTQDGQPKGRTNVIGALLGTVLMAVGLFFCSINSDVFYAWVTHRLLPTLPPHCVIVMDNASFHKRLDIQQAISKAGHRIEYLTPYSPALNPHFYPQR, from the coding sequence CTGGATGAAAGCGGTTTCGCACACGATAGGCCACGAACCCACGGTTATGCTGCACGAGGTCAACGCTGTTGGGGTACCCAGGATGGGCAGCCTAAGGGCCGAACAAATGTCATTGGCGCGTTACTGGGAACCGTCCTGATGGCGGTCGGATTATTTTTTTGTTCCATTAACAGTGATGTTTTTTACGCCTGGGTTACCCATCGCCTTTTGCCTACTCTTCCTCCTCATTGTGTCATCGTGATGGATAACGCCAGTTTCCACAAACGTCTCGACATTCAGCAGGCTATCAGTAAAGCCGGGCATCGGATTGAATATCTCACTCCCTACTCACCTGCTCTCAATCCTCACTTTTACCCACAACGTTGA
- a CDS encoding IS630 transposase-related protein, which produces MCGDSEPNALGWAKRIDPCLTRDKPATKINHAALLLDVETYPDASQYERAQRMGVSARGIGDALKRAGFSYKKTFYHPKIDVQARKDFQTKIQAYEACGTPIIYVDESGFSHDMPRLYGY; this is translated from the coding sequence TTGTGTGGGGACAGCGAGCCTAATGCGCTGGGCTGGGCTAAACGTATCGACCCTTGCCTAACTCGTGATAAACCGGCGACCAAAATAAATCACGCCGCGTTGCTCCTTGATGTGGAAACCTATCCTGACGCGTCTCAATACGAACGCGCTCAACGTATGGGGGTCAGTGCTCGAGGGATAGGCGATGCGTTAAAACGGGCTGGGTTTAGCTATAAAAAAACATTTTATCATCCCAAAATCGACGTCCAAGCACGAAAAGATTTTCAGACTAAGATACAGGCTTATGAAGCCTGTGGTACCCCGATAATTTACGTGGATGAAAGCGGTTTTTCCCATGATATGCCGCGTCTTTATGGTTATTGA
- a CDS encoding helix-turn-helix domain-containing protein: MEIHVLHRQGMSIRAIAKQLHLSRNTVRRYLRNIAKTPRYSQRTTPLSKLDPFKFYLLERIKAAKPDWIPATVLFRELQARGYGGKDGILRNYIWQFKTKTEEPVQRFETPAGKQLQVDFTTIRRGKKKLKALVATLGYSRATDVLFSQHERQEDGLHGTEAVLDYFWGVSQQLLFDIDERHNNDYTLY; this comes from the coding sequence GTGGAAATTCACGTGTTACATCGACAAGGGATGAGTATTCGAGCAATCGCTAAACAGCTTCACCTATCACGCAATACGGTACGCCGTTATTTACGGAATATCGCCAAAACACCCCGTTACAGCCAGCGTACTACACCGTTATCAAAACTGGATCCCTTTAAATTTTATTTACTCGAACGGATTAAAGCAGCAAAACCTGACTGGATCCCTGCCACTGTGTTATTTCGCGAACTTCAAGCACGAGGCTATGGGGGAAAAGACGGTATCCTGAGAAATTATATTTGGCAGTTTAAAACCAAAACGGAGGAACCTGTACAACGCTTTGAAACACCCGCCGGCAAACAGTTGCAGGTAGACTTTACGACCATTCGAAGGGGAAAAAAGAAGCTCAAAGCGTTGGTCGCGACCCTGGGATATAGCAGGGCAACTGATGTTCTGTTTAGCCAACATGAGCGACAAGAAGATGGGTTACATGGTACTGAAGCTGTACTGGATTATTTTTGGGGTGTATCCCAGCAGCTCCTGTTCGATATAGATGAACGACATAATAATGATTATACACTATATTGA